One genomic region from Nymphalis io chromosome 18, ilAglIoxx1.1, whole genome shotgun sequence encodes:
- the LOC126775521 gene encoding DNA cross-link repair 1A protein-like codes for MNNEDINSYLPSILNPRTVKIFNKDISLTQNSTVSRSSLRLKRNSANTINNIIQDYSLDKENLRNKLNCYPTDVQNVGKQKNISDVNSLGFSAIEDIDSLKNDDFTLNCFPLNVPNNIIDNKNNNSVLSISSTSELHEEKSICSDKTIIYDTHEKQVVSLSFSISKCETVDISTKKSNIKKILLAHNKSDIDVDCEILEGSELSEDTINSSTNMNNSLFNTSKRKAVSVNLEIKKQKLTGTEEKSENTKILILNTNAIEKLTHIIVQPPNYILVKRKINDIDNNINSKQKPTYVSVIKHGRHVKNEHLKQQSIETYFKSNNTSSIEPVVPVNGFNSLRNDVPASVYLAEDLGRNDAQEMNRNSVVGDLIGRTSHKLCPEPSRSPRISLPRSPSPKRDVKSSISEAQRASSSRSKRDSAGSLSPRRNIDSIHFTLPVKSKSNKASAFARNIPYHKIVTGTHFAVDAFSYGEIPNIKHYFLTHFHSDHYMGLNRNFNKMLFCSKITADLCVLRLGVNFKRVHIINIDETVVIDGVEVTAIDANHCPGALMFVFTLPNGKSILHTGDFRASDIMESYPVFWNKDVHTIYLDTTYCNPRYDFPKQDQSLEMALNLLREKKTALEKVGKKFSSVLIVCGTYTIGKEKFFHGMARRVGCSVWACPEKDLVLQTVEGRSCSLVPPQSCQLHVVPMRDLTHEKMRSYLANLKGAFSELVAFKPSGWENGKSPSVEKDSVTIHGIPYSEHSSFSELIRFVKFLKPKQVIPTVYISGGIKAVQKYFPCPLISKEDIHCQSKLTDYFTIKNHQQVPAVT; via the exons ATGAATAATGAAGACATTAATAGTTATTTGCCATCCATTTTAAATCCAAGGacagtaaaaatattcaacaagGACATATCACTTACTcag AATTCAACAGTAAGTCGTTCGTCTTTGAGACTAAAAAGAAACAGTGCAAAcacaataaacaatataatccAG gaTTATAGTCTcgataaagaaaatttaagaaataaactaaattgttaTCCAACAGATGTCCAAAATGTAgggaaacaaaaaaatatttctgatgTTAATTCATTAGGATTTTCAGCCATTGAAGATATTGACAGTTTAAAAAATGATGATTTCACTCTAAATTGTTTCCCATTAAATGtccctaataatattatagataataaaaacaacaattctGTATTATCAATTTCATCAACATCTGAATTACACGaagaaaaaagtatttgtagcgataaaactattatttatgataCACATGAAAAACAAGTAGTATCTCTTTCTTTCTCCATTTCAAAATGTGAAACCGTAGATATAAGCACAAAAAagagtaacataaaaaaaatactattagcACATAATAAAAGTGACATAGATGTAGACTGTGAAATTTTAGAAGGATCCGAGTTATCCGAAGACACAATAAACAGTAGTACAAACATGAATAACTCTTTATTTAATACATCAAAAAGAAAAGCAGTCTCTGTCaacttagaaattaaaaaacaaaaattgacaGGCACAGAAGAAAAATCAGAGAATACGAAAATTCTTATTTTGAACACAAATGCCATTGAGAAACTTACACACATTATAGTTCAACcgccaaattatatattagtgaaacgtaaaattaatgatatcgataataatattaactcgAAACAAAAACCTACTTATGTGTCTGTTATTAAGCATGGGAGACATGTGAAAAATGAGCATTTAAAGCAGCAGTCTATAGAGACATACTTCAAAAGTAATAATACTTCGAGTATAGAGCCCGTGGTTCCAGTGAACGGTTTCAATTCATTAAGAAATGATGTTCCTGCAAGTGTGTATCTCGCTGAGGACCTAGGCCGTAATGATGCGCAGGAAATGAACAGGAATTCAGTGGTTGGAGATTTAATTGGACGGACATCACATAAGCTATGTCCTGAACCGTCAAGATCTCCACGTATTTCATTGCCACGATCGCCCTCTCCGAAGCGGGACGTTAAGTCATCAATTTCAGAAGCTCAACGCGCTTCCTCATCTAGATCTAAAAGGGATAGTGCGGGGTCATTATCGCCTAGGAGAAATATAGATTCCATTCACTTCACGCTACCAGTGAAGTCTAAGTCGAATAAGGCATCAGCCTTTGCGCGAAACATTCCCTACCATAAGATAGTAACAG GAACACATTTTGCTGTTGACGCATTTTCTTATGGAGAAATTCCAAACATTAAGCATTATTTCTTGACTCATTTTCATTCCGATCACTATATGGGACTTAACaggaatttcaataaaatgttattttgttcCAAAATAACGG CGGATTTATGCGTTTTGCGTTTAGGAGTGAATTTTAAACgtgttcatattataaatattgatgagACGGTTGTTATCGATGGTGTTGAGGTGACGGCGATAGACGCGAACCA CTGTCCCGGTGCACTCATGTTCGTTTTTACATTGCCAAACGGTAAAAGCATTCTTCATACCGGTGATTTTCGTGCCTCGGATATTATGGAATCGTATCCAGTGTTTTGGAATAAAGACGTGCACACAATCTATCTCGATACTAC atattgcAACCCACGATACGATTTTCCAAAACAAGATCAAAGCTTAGAAATGGCATTAAATCTGCTTCGCGAGAAGAAAACAGCGCTCGAAAAGGTCGGAAAGAAGTTTTCGTCTGTGCTTATAGTCTGTGGCACATACACCATCG GAAAAGAGAAGTTCTTCCACGGCATGGCGCGCCGTGTGGGCTGTTCGGTGTGGGCGTGTCCAGAGAAGGACCTCGTGCTGCAGACGGTCGAAGGTCGCAGTTGCAGCCTCGTCCCGCCGCAGTCGTGTCAGTTGCACGTCGTGCCCATGAGGGATTTGACTCATGAG AAAATGCGCAGTTATTTGGCTAATCTCAAGGGAGCGTTCAGTGAACTTGTGGCGTTTAAGCCCAGCGGTTGGGAAAACGGCAAGAGTCCATCGGTTGAAAAGGATTCCGTGACCATTCATG GCATTCCATACAGTGAACATTCTAGCTTCTCTGAATTGATTCGTTTTGTCAAATTTCTCAAGCCGAAGCAAGTCATCCCGACTGTTTATATATCCGGAGGTATAAAAGCCGTGCAG aaaTATTTCCCGTGCCCGTTGATAAGCAAAGAGGATATACATTGTCAAAGCAAACTGACGGATTATTTCACTATAAAGAACCACCAGCAAGTTCCCGCCGTCACTTAA